The proteins below are encoded in one region of Paeniglutamicibacter cryotolerans:
- a CDS encoding amino acid ABC transporter permease: protein MAMTPRRRARISKIVQIVIFVGAILAFLISIDWKVLGETFFNFEKIAPMFPGIITIGLKNTLYYTVISFAFGLTLGLILALMKTAAFAPYRWLATGFIEFFRGVPAILVLITLGFGIPTAFPGVLWPQPVVVMTALGLVSSAYIAETLRAGLQAVPKGQMEAARSLGMPAWRAMVTIVIPQAFKIVLPPLTNEVILLTKDSSLAFILGAMATQFELTKFGRDGVISLGAGITPLIVAGGMYLVITIPLSLVARKFESRTARANR, encoded by the coding sequence ATGGCCATGACTCCTCGTCGACGAGCCCGGATAAGCAAAATAGTTCAAATCGTCATCTTCGTCGGTGCGATCCTGGCATTCCTGATCAGCATCGACTGGAAAGTGCTGGGTGAGACGTTCTTCAACTTCGAGAAGATCGCCCCCATGTTCCCCGGCATCATTACCATCGGCCTGAAGAACACCCTTTACTACACGGTCATTTCCTTCGCCTTCGGCCTGACGCTCGGATTGATCCTGGCCTTGATGAAGACCGCAGCCTTTGCCCCCTACCGCTGGCTCGCCACCGGTTTCATTGAATTCTTCCGCGGGGTCCCGGCAATCCTGGTACTGATCACCCTCGGCTTTGGCATCCCCACGGCGTTCCCCGGGGTCCTCTGGCCACAACCGGTGGTCGTCATGACCGCGCTGGGACTGGTCTCCTCCGCCTATATTGCCGAGACGCTACGTGCAGGGTTGCAGGCTGTGCCCAAGGGACAAATGGAAGCGGCCCGTTCGCTGGGCATGCCCGCCTGGCGCGCGATGGTCACTATCGTGATCCCCCAGGCCTTCAAGATCGTGCTCCCCCCGCTGACCAACGAGGTCATCCTGCTGACCAAGGACTCCTCGCTTGCCTTCATCCTCGGGGCCATGGCTACGCAGTTCGAGTTGACCAAGTTCGGCCGTGACGGGGTGATCAGCCTCGGTGCGGGCATTACCCCGCTGATCGTTGCCGGCGGCATGTACCTGGTGATCACGATCCCCTTGAGCCTGGTAGCACGCAAGTTCGAATCCCGCACCGCACGTGCGAACCGATAG